Proteins from a single region of Ziziphus jujuba cultivar Dongzao chromosome 1, ASM3175591v1:
- the LOC107418621 gene encoding protein EXORDIUM-like 7, with product MMQKLIQYCLMINFLILLSCFCFSSLSFSYIPNRQFNQAVNFEGSSDLIDLRYHMGPVLASSPINLYIIWYGHWNPTHQSIIRDFLYSISSFSSHHPSVSDWWSTVRLYTDQTGSNITGNLHLSGEFHDSTYSQGGYLSRLSIQSIIKNAVVPHHAGALPLNPHNGIYLVLTSSDVQVQDFCRAVCGFHYFTFPTIVGVTVPYAWVGYSGTQCPGMCAYPFAWPDNSGKPPRSDTVSVNNNNNIMRPPNGDVGADGMISVIGHELAEVFSNPLVNAWYAGEDPTAPTEIADLCMGVYGTGGGGGYVGKVERDAWGSGYNVKGVRGRRFLVQWVWNPARRRCFGPNALD from the coding sequence ATGATGCAAAAGCTAATTCAGTACTGCTTGATGATCAATTTCCTCATCCTGCTTTCATGCTTTtgtttctcttctctttctttttcctacatCCCAAACAGACAATTCAACCAGGCAGTGAACTTTGAAGGCTCTTCTGACCTAATAGACCTTCGTTACCACATGGGTCCTGTTCTTGCTTCTTCTCCAATCAACCTCTACATAATCTGGTACGGCCATTGGAACCCTACCCACCAATCCATCATCAGAGACTTCCTCTACTCCATCTCTTCCTTTTCCTCTCACCACCCTTCTGTCTCCGACTGGTGGTCCACCGTCCGCCTCTACACCGATCAAACCGGCTCCAACATCACCGGAAACCTCCACCTCTCCGGTGAATTCCACGACTCGACCTACTCCCAGGGCGGCTATCTCAGCCGCTTATCCATCCAATCCATAATAAAAAACGCTGTCGTTCCACACCACGCGGGAGCTCTACCTCTCAATCCCCATAACGGTATCTACCTGGTGCTTACCTCGTCGGACGTACAAGTTCAAGACTTTTGCCGAGCAGTGTGTGGTTTCCACTACTTCACGTTCCCAACTATCGTGGGGGTCACGGTACCTTATGCATGGGTAGGTTACAGTGGGACTCAGTGTCCCGGAATGTGTGCTTATCCATTTGCATGGCCGGACAACTCGGGGAAACCGCCGAGGTCGGACACTGTTTCGgtgaacaacaacaacaacataatGCGTCCGCCAAATGGCGATGTGGGTGCGGATGGAATGATCAGTGTGATAGGTCACGAGCTGGCAGAAGTGTTTAGTAATCCTCTGGTGAATGCATGGTACGCCGGGGAGGATCCGACGGCGCCGACCGAGATCGCGGATCTGTGCATGGGTGTGTATGGGACTGGTGGGGGTGGTGGGTACGTAGGGAAGGTGGAGAGGGATGCTTGGGGGAGTGGATATAATGTCAAGGGTGTGAGAGGGAGGAGGTTTCTGGTTCAATGGGTTTGGAACCCAGCAAGGAGGAGATGCTTTGGGCCGAATGCTTTAGATTAG
- the LOC107420636 gene encoding uncharacterized protein At4g19900 isoform X1, translating into MLRSSRRRPRYGAYACALLSALLLLLSVSLLYSRLSYSHPHRYLHHGRRRNPTSGYDIVSLTTNPLISDSDDDPVIATEDKIDELDDIVDDSSKDEELDDEDEPQPDNNQPRVSGYFYDHASGAVRRAFNRRSIEEEWGDDESIGFNVGLGAEDRSKAAFGSDDVPVDEEVRRRAGLVVSIEDALLLKVGRRVSPLREGWGDWFDKKSDFLRRDKMFKSNLEALNPLNNPLLQDPDGAGVTGLTRGDRLVQKSLLSEFKRVPFLVKKPLLETAHETQNRGVELKNEIKRTERRTLDEGTSNGYHRKEAVNGGKALNEIGIGTLKGQSKSEFSGHIYADGKRWGYYPGLLPHLSFSEFIDRFFDIGKCDMKVFMVWNSPPWMYSVRHQRGLESLLTHHPDACVVVFSETIELDFFKDNFLKDGYKVAVAMPNLDELLKDTPTHIFASAWFEWRKTKHYATHYSELVRLAAIYKYGGIYLDSDIIILKPLSLLINSVGLEDNLTGSSLNGAVMSFRKHSPFIMECLKEYFMTYDDTRLRWNGAELLTRVARKFLSTDNISARQLELKLQPSSIFFPISPQNITRYFTAPMTETEKTLHDAMFRKILNESLTFHFWNSLTSALIPEQGSLVARLMDHNCIKCSDVL; encoded by the exons ATGCTGAGGAGCTCTCGCCGGCGACCGCGATACGGAGCCTACGCTTGCGCATTGCTCTCCgcactccttctcctcctctcCGTCTCTCTCCTCTACTCTCGCCTCTCCTATTCCCACCCTCACCGCTATCTCCACCACGGCCGTCGCCGGAATCCAACTTCCGGCTATGACATCGTTTCCCTCACCACCAATCCCCTCATCTCCGATTCTGACGACGATCCCGTCATCGCTACGGAGGACAAGATCGATGAGCTCGACGACATCGTCGATGATTCGTCTAAGGATGAGGAATTGGATGACGAGGACGAGCCGCAGCCGGATAACAACCAGCCTAGGGTTTCCGGCTATTTCTACGACCATGCAAGTGGGGCCGTACGGAGGGCATTCAATCGGCGGTCAATCGAGGAGGAGTGGGGGGATGATGAGTCTATAGGGTTTAATGTGGGATTGGGTGCAGAGGATCGGAGTAAGGCCGCGTTTGGATCCGACGACGTACCTGTGGACGAGGAGGTGAGAAGGAGAGCAGGGTTGGTGGTTAGCATCGAGGACGCGCTGTTGCTGAAGGTGGGTCGGAGAGTTTCGCCTCTGAGAGAAGGTTGGGGGGATTGGTTCGACAAGAAGAGCGATTTCTTGAGGAGGGATAAGATGTTCAAATCCAATTTGGAGGCTTTGAATCCATTGAACAATCCATTGCTGCAAGACCCAGATGGCGCCGGGGTCACAGGATTGACTAGAGGTGATCGGCTGGTGCAGAAATCGCTGTTGAGTGAGTTCAAGAGGGTCCCATTTCTTGTCAAGAAGCCATTGTTGGAGACTGCCCATGAAACCCAAAATAGAGGTGTTGAATTGAAGAATGAGATTAAGAGAACTGAGCGTCGGACTTTGGATGAAGGTACCAGTAATGGCTACCATAGGAAGGAGGCTGTCAATGGTGGCAAGGCTTTGAATGAAATTGGAATCGGGACTTTAAAGGGTCAGAGTAAGTCTGAGTTTTCAGGTCACATATATGCAGATGGCAAAAGATGGGGATATTATCCCGGTTTGCTTCCCCATCTGTCTTTTTCGGAATTTATAGACAGGTTTTTCGATATTGGAAAATGTGATATGAAGGTTTTTATGGTGTGGAACTCACCACCTTGGATGTACAGTGTTAGGCACCAGAGGGGGCTTGAGAGTTTGCTTACACATCACCCAGATGCCTGTGTGGTAGTGTTCTCAGAGACCATTGAGCTCGATTTCTTTAAAGATAACTTTCTGAAGGATGG TTATAAAGTTGCTGTTGCCATGCCAAATCTTGATGAATTGTTGAAGGATACACCAACCCATATATTTGCTTCTGCTTGGTTTGAATGGAGAAAGACGAAACATTATGCTACACACTACAGTGAGCTTGTTCGCCTTGCTGCTATCTATAA GTACGGTGGAATATATCTTGATTCGGATATCATAATTTTGAAGCCATTATCCTTGCTGATCAATTCTGTTGGTTTGGAGGATAATCTGACAGGAAGTTCTTTGAATGGTGCTGTGATGTCATTTAGAAAGCACAG TCCATTCATAATGGAGTGCTTGAAAGAGTACTTTATGACGTATGATGATACCCGCTTGAGATGGAATGGGGCTGAACTTTTGACAAGAGTTGCCAGAAAGTTTCTAAGCACTGATAACATCTCTGCTAGACAGCTAGAGTTAAAACTGCAACCTTCTTCCATCTTTTTCCCAATTAGTCCTCAAAATATCACAAG ATACTTCACTGCACCGATGACAGAGACTGAGAAAACTCTACACGATGCTATGTTCAGAAAGATTCTGAATGAGTCATTGACGTTTCATTTTTGGAACAGCTTGACTTCTGCGCTTATTCCGGAGCAAGGTAGCCTTGTTGCAAGGCTTATGGACCACAACTGCATAAAATGCTCTGATGTCTTGTGA
- the LOC107420636 gene encoding uncharacterized protein At4g19900 isoform X2, with protein MLRSSRRRPRYGAYACALLSALLLLLSVSLLYSRLSYSHPHRYLHHGRRRNPTSGYDIVSLTTNPLISDSDDDPVIATEDKIDELDDIVDDSSKDEELDDEDEPQPDNNQPRVSGYFYDHASGAVRRAFNRRSIEEEWGDDESIGFNVGLGAEDRSKAAFGSDDVPVDEEVRRRAGLVVSIEDALLLKVGRRVSPLREGWGDWFDKKSDFLRRDKMFKSNLEALNPLNNPLLQDPDGAGVTGLTRGDRLVQKSLLSEFKRVPFLVKKPLLETAHETQNRGVELKNEIKRTERRTLDEGTSNGYHRKEAVNGGKALNEIGIGTLKGQSKSEFSGHIYADGKRWGYYPGLLPHLSFSEFIDRFFDIGKCDMKVFMVWNSPPWMYSVRHQRGLESLLTHHPDACVVVFSETIELDFFKDNFLKDGYKVAVAMPNLDELLKDTPTHIFASAWFEWRKTKHYATHYSELVRLAAIYKYGGIYLDSDIIILKPLSLLINSVGLEDNLTGSSLNGAVMSFRKHSPFIMECLKEYFMTYDDTRLRWNGAELLTRVARKFLSTDNISARQLELKLQPSSIFFPISPQNITSLTSALIPEQGSLVARLMDHNCIKCSDVL; from the exons ATGCTGAGGAGCTCTCGCCGGCGACCGCGATACGGAGCCTACGCTTGCGCATTGCTCTCCgcactccttctcctcctctcCGTCTCTCTCCTCTACTCTCGCCTCTCCTATTCCCACCCTCACCGCTATCTCCACCACGGCCGTCGCCGGAATCCAACTTCCGGCTATGACATCGTTTCCCTCACCACCAATCCCCTCATCTCCGATTCTGACGACGATCCCGTCATCGCTACGGAGGACAAGATCGATGAGCTCGACGACATCGTCGATGATTCGTCTAAGGATGAGGAATTGGATGACGAGGACGAGCCGCAGCCGGATAACAACCAGCCTAGGGTTTCCGGCTATTTCTACGACCATGCAAGTGGGGCCGTACGGAGGGCATTCAATCGGCGGTCAATCGAGGAGGAGTGGGGGGATGATGAGTCTATAGGGTTTAATGTGGGATTGGGTGCAGAGGATCGGAGTAAGGCCGCGTTTGGATCCGACGACGTACCTGTGGACGAGGAGGTGAGAAGGAGAGCAGGGTTGGTGGTTAGCATCGAGGACGCGCTGTTGCTGAAGGTGGGTCGGAGAGTTTCGCCTCTGAGAGAAGGTTGGGGGGATTGGTTCGACAAGAAGAGCGATTTCTTGAGGAGGGATAAGATGTTCAAATCCAATTTGGAGGCTTTGAATCCATTGAACAATCCATTGCTGCAAGACCCAGATGGCGCCGGGGTCACAGGATTGACTAGAGGTGATCGGCTGGTGCAGAAATCGCTGTTGAGTGAGTTCAAGAGGGTCCCATTTCTTGTCAAGAAGCCATTGTTGGAGACTGCCCATGAAACCCAAAATAGAGGTGTTGAATTGAAGAATGAGATTAAGAGAACTGAGCGTCGGACTTTGGATGAAGGTACCAGTAATGGCTACCATAGGAAGGAGGCTGTCAATGGTGGCAAGGCTTTGAATGAAATTGGAATCGGGACTTTAAAGGGTCAGAGTAAGTCTGAGTTTTCAGGTCACATATATGCAGATGGCAAAAGATGGGGATATTATCCCGGTTTGCTTCCCCATCTGTCTTTTTCGGAATTTATAGACAGGTTTTTCGATATTGGAAAATGTGATATGAAGGTTTTTATGGTGTGGAACTCACCACCTTGGATGTACAGTGTTAGGCACCAGAGGGGGCTTGAGAGTTTGCTTACACATCACCCAGATGCCTGTGTGGTAGTGTTCTCAGAGACCATTGAGCTCGATTTCTTTAAAGATAACTTTCTGAAGGATGG TTATAAAGTTGCTGTTGCCATGCCAAATCTTGATGAATTGTTGAAGGATACACCAACCCATATATTTGCTTCTGCTTGGTTTGAATGGAGAAAGACGAAACATTATGCTACACACTACAGTGAGCTTGTTCGCCTTGCTGCTATCTATAA GTACGGTGGAATATATCTTGATTCGGATATCATAATTTTGAAGCCATTATCCTTGCTGATCAATTCTGTTGGTTTGGAGGATAATCTGACAGGAAGTTCTTTGAATGGTGCTGTGATGTCATTTAGAAAGCACAG TCCATTCATAATGGAGTGCTTGAAAGAGTACTTTATGACGTATGATGATACCCGCTTGAGATGGAATGGGGCTGAACTTTTGACAAGAGTTGCCAGAAAGTTTCTAAGCACTGATAACATCTCTGCTAGACAGCTAGAGTTAAAACTGCAACCTTCTTCCATCTTTTTCCCAATTAGTCCTCAAAATATCACAAG CTTGACTTCTGCGCTTATTCCGGAGCAAGGTAGCCTTGTTGCAAGGCTTATGGACCACAACTGCATAAAATGCTCTGATGTCTTGTGA
- the LOC107420629 gene encoding putative pentatricopeptide repeat-containing protein At5g13230, mitochondrial — protein sequence MIKLICKRTLPCINFATQCRTNAWIRISQCGFSAQALQLTQQHCTSFVEIPISDFDSYAYAAMLQDCIQKGDTKLGMRLHCEILKRGGCLDLFARNVLLNLYVKSGLFSYAYKLFEEIRERNTISFVTLIQGLSESERFFEAMDLFVRLHREGHELNQFVFTTILKLLVRMGWAELGCNLHACIYKLGLDSDAFVGTALIDAYSICGHVDIARHVFDDIICKDMVSWTGMLACYAENDYFKEAVELFYQMRVIGFKPNNFTFAGVLKACHGLGALSAGKSVHGCVLKSHYEADHFVGLALLDLYTSSGDIADAHGVFAEMPKNNVIPWSFMIARYAQRDQCEEALDVFHQMRQALVDPNQFTYASVLQACATIEALDLGKQIHCNVVKVGLDLDIFVSNALMDVYAKCGMMENSVKLFVESPDRNDVTWSTMIVGYVHLGDGEKALSLFSDMLRYQVQATEVSYSSALRACASMAALEPGLQIHSLTVKTVYDKDVVVGNAIINMYAKCGSIKDARLVFDKLNKRDEVSWNAIISGYSMHGLGVEAIKVFEMMQKTNCKPNKLTFVGVLSGCSNAGLLDQGQAYFNSMAQDYGIEPSIEHYSCMIWLLGRSGHLDKAVKLIEEIPNEPSIMAWRALLGACVVHNNVELGRFSAERLLEMEPQDDATHVLLSNIYASARRWENVAFVRKNMKKKGVKKEPGLSWIEIRGTVHFFTVGDTSHPDMKLINGMLEWLNMKIWEAGYVPNCNAVLLDVEDAEKERLLWAHSERLALAFGLIKTPSGSPIRIIKNLRICIDCHAAMKLISKVVKRDIVVRDINRFHHFQDGVCSCGDYW from the coding sequence ATGATCAAATTAATTTGCAAAAGAACGTTGCCCTGTATAAATTTCGCAACCCAGTGTAGAACCAACGCTTGGATTCGCATTTCACAATGTGGGTTCTCTGCACAAGCTCTCCAGTTGACTCAACAACATTGCACGAGCTTTGTAGAGATTCCCATATCAGACTTCGATTCTTATGCATACGCTGCTATGCTTCAAGATTGTATCCAAAAAGGTGACACCAAATTAGGAATGCGACTTCACTGCGAGATTCTGAAAAGAGGTGGTTGTTTGGATTTGTTTGCTAGGAATGTTCTTCTGAATTTGTATGTGAAATCTGGCCTTTTTTCTTATGCCTATAAATTGTTCGAAGAAATTCGGGAAAGAAATACTATTTCGTTTGTAACTTTGATTCAGGGATTATCAGAGTCTGAACGTTTTTTTGAGGCCATGGACTTGTTTGTTAGGCTGCATAGGGAAGGTCATGAGCttaatcaatttgtttttactaCGATTTTGAAGTTGCTTGTGAGGATGGGATGGGCAGAGCTAGGTTGCAACCTTCATGCTTGTATATATAAGCTGGGACTTGACTCTGATGCCTTTGTTGGGACTGCTCTTATTGATGCCTACTCTATATGCGGACATGTTGATATTGCTAGACATGTTTTTGATGATATTATTTGCAAGGATATGGTTTCTTGGACTGGAATGTTAGCATGTTATGCTGAGAATGATTATTTCAAAGAAGCAGTAGAGCTTTTCTATCAAATGAGGGTGATTGGTTTCAAGCCTAACAATTTTACTTTTGCTGGTGTTCTTAAAGCCTGTCATGGTTTGGGTGCCTTAAGTGCAGGGAAAAGCGTTCATGGATGTGTATTAAAATCACATTATGAAGCGGATCATTTTGTCGGTCTTGCATTGCTTGATCTGTACACCAGTTCTGGAGACATAGCTGATGCTCACGGGGTGTTTGCAGAGatgcccaaaaataatgtgATTCCTTGGAGTTTCATGATTGCACGTTATGCTCAGAGAGACCAGTGTGAGGAGGCTTTAGATGTGTTCCATCAGATGAGGCAAGCTTTAGTGGATCCTAATCAGTTTACATATGCTAGTGTTCTGCAAGCTTGTGCAACCATAGAGGCTTTAGATTTAGGGAAGCAAATACATTGCAATGTAGTCAAAGTTGGTCTTGACTTGGATATTTTTGTATCAAATGCCCTTATGGATGTCTATGCTAAATGCGGAATGATGGAGAACTCTGTGAAACTATTTGTTGAATCACCTGATAGAAATGATGTAACTTGGAGCACAATGATTGTTGGGTATGTTCACCTAGGTGATGGAGAGAAGGCATTGAGCTTGTTTTCAGATATGCTTAGATATCAAGTTCAGGCAACAGAAGTGTCATATTCTAGTGCCCTTCGTGCTTGTGCTAGTATGGCTGCTTTGGAGCCAGGGCTTCAGATCCATTCTTTGACAGTTAAAACAGTATATGATAAGGATGTTGTAGTCGGTAATGCTATTATTAATATGTATGCTAAATGTGGTAGTATCAAAGATGCCCGATTGGTGTTTGATAAGCTGAACAAACGGGATGAAGTTTCATGGAACGCCATCATCTCAGGGTATTCTATGCATGGCCTGGGTGTGGAGGCTATAAAAGTATTTGAAATGATGCAGAAAACTAACTgtaaaccaaataaattaacaTTTGTTGGTGTATTATCCGGTTGTAGCAATGCAGGATTGTTAGATCAAGGACAAGCTTATTTTAACTCTATGGCACAGGACTATGGCATTGAACCTAGTATAGAACACTATTCTTGTATGATCTGGCTATTAGGAAGATCAGGACACCTAGATAAGGCTGTGAAGTTGATAGAAGAAATACCAAATGAACCTAGCATAATGGCTTGGCGTGCTTTGCTTGGGGCTTGCGTTGTCCACAACAATGTTGAGCTTGGAAGATTTTCTGCTGAGCGCTTGCTTGAAATGGAACCCCAAGATGATGCCACACATGTCTTATTGTCAAACATATATGCCAGTGCAAGGAGGTGGGAAAATGTTGCATTTGTtagaaaaaacatgaaaaagaaaGGAGTAAAGAAGGAACCAGGTCTAAGTTGGATTGAGATTCGGGGCACAGTTCACTTTTTCACTGTAGGAGATACTTCTCATCCTGACATGAAACTAATCAATGGGATGCTGGAGTGGTTGAACATGAAAATATGGGAGGCTGGATATGTTCCTAATTGCAATGCTGTTTTGTTAGATGTGGAGGATGCCGAAAAGGAACGCCTATTATGGGCTCACAGTGAAAGATTAGCTCTAGCATTTGGGTTAATTAAAACACCATCAGGGAGCCCCATTCGTATTATTAAAAATCTCCGTATATGCATAGATTGTCATGCCGCAATGAAGTTGATATCTAAAGTTGTGAAGCGAGATATTGTTGTCAGGGATATAAATCGGTTTCATCACTTTCAGGATGGGGTTTGCTCTTGTGGTGACTACTGGTAA
- the LOC107419709 gene encoding proteasome subunit alpha type-2-A yields the protein MGDSQYSFSLTTFSPSGKLVQIEHALTAVGSGQTSLGIKAANGVVIATEKKLPSILVDESSVQKIQSLTPNIGVVYSGMGPDFRVLVRKSRKQAEQYHRLYKEPIPVTQLVRETAAVMQEFTQSGGVRPFGVSLLVAGFDDNGPQLYQVDPSGSYFSWKASAMGKNVSNAKTFLEKRYTDDMELDDAVHTAILTLKEGFEGQISGKNIEIGIIGTDKKFRVLTPAEIDDYLAEVE from the exons ATGGGAGACAGTCAGTACTCATTCTCTCTCACCACTTTTAG TCCTTCAGGAAAGCTAGTGCAGATCGAACACGCCTTGACGGCAGTTGGGTCTGGTCAAACCTCTCTAGGAATCAAAG CTGCTAATGGTGTTGTTATTGCAACCGAGAAGAAGCTACCTTCAATTTTGGTGGATGAATCATCA GTTCAAAAAATACAGTCGCTGACACCAAATATTGGAGTTGTTTACAG CGGCATGGGTCCTGATTTCCGAGTGTTGGTCCGAAAAAGTAGGAAGCAGGCAGAACAATATCATAGGTTATACAAG GAACCTATCCCTGTTACTCAACTTGTGAGGGAAACTGCCGCTGTGATGCAGGAGTTCACTCAGTCTGG agGTGTGAGGCCTTTTGGAGTGTCACTGCTGGTTGCTGGGTTTGATGACAACGGACCGCAACTGTACCAG GTGGATCCTTCAGGTTCATATTTTTCGTGGAAGGCCTCTGCAATGGGAAAGAATGTCTCAAATGCAAAAACATTTCTAGAGAAGAG GTATACTGATGATATGGAGCTTGATGATGCTGTGCACACAGCTATTTTGACTCTGAAGGAGGG GTTCGAAGGACAAATCTCTGGCAAAAACATTGAGATCGGGATAATTGGCACAGATAAGAAATTCAG AGTTCTAACCCCAGCCGAGATTGATGATTATTTAGCTGAAGTGGAGTAG